From Serratia fonticola:
TGGCGATATGGCCGAGTTGGGTGCAGAGGCCGAAGAGTGTCATCGTCAGGTGGGTGAAGCTGCCCGTCTGGCCGGTATTGATAAAGTCATCAGCGTGGGTGGGCTGAGCCAGGTATTGAGCTCCGCCGCCGGTAACGGTGAACATTATCAGGATAAAACAGCAGTGACCGCGCGCGTAGCGGAACTACTCTCAGCACATGCGGTAATTACCGTGTTAATCAAAGGTTCACGTAGTGCCGCAATGGAGCAGGTAGTACGCGCGTTACAGGAGAAAGCACCATGTTAGTTTGGCTGGCCGAACATTTGGTCAAATATTACTCAGGCTTCAACGTCTTTTCCTATCTGACGTTCCGGGCCATTGTCAGCCTGCTGACCGCCCTGTTCCTTTCCCTGTGGATGGGGCCGAAGGTGATCAAACGCCTGCAGGAAATGTCCTTTGGTCAGGTAGTGCGTAACGACGGCCCAGAATCGCACTTTAGCAAGCGCGGCACGCCGACCATGGGCGGCATCATGATCCTGACCTCCATCACCATTTCGGTGCTGATGTGGGCCTATCCGTCCAACCCTTACGTGTGGTGCGTACTGTTCGTACTGGTGGGTTACGGCATCGTCGGCTTTGTCGATGACTATCGCAAAGTGGTGCGCAAAGATACTAGGGGGTTGATTGCCCGCTGGAAATATTTCTGGCAATCGGTGATTGCCCTGGTCGTGGCCTTTGCCATGTATGCCGTAGGAAAAGACACGCCAGCCACCGAGCTGGTTGTGCCGTTCTTTAAGGACATCATGCCGCAGCTGGGCTTGCTGTACGTGGCGTTGGCCTACTTCGTGATTGTTGGCACCAGCAACGCGGTCAACCTGACCGATGGGCTGGATGGCCTGGCGATCATGCCAACCGTGTTTGTGGCGGCGGGCTTTGCGCTGGTGGCCTGGGCGACCGGTAACATGAACTTCGCCAACTACCTGCATATACCGTATCTGCGTCATGCCGGTGAGTTGGTCATTGTCTGCACCGCGATCGTCGGGGCCGGTTTAGGTTTCTTGTGGTTTAACACCTATCCGGCTCAGGTGTTTATGGGTGACGTGGGTTCACTGGCACTGGGCGGCGCGTTGGGCACCATCGCCGTGCTGCTGCGCCAGGAGTTCTTATTGCTGATTATGGGCGGCGTGTTCGTGGTTGAAACGCTGTCGGTGATCCTGCAGGTGGGATCGTTCAAGCTGCGCGGGCAACGTATTTTCCGCATGGCGCCGATCCACCATCACTATGAATTGAAAGGCTGGCCAGAACCACGGGTGATCGTGCGCTTCTGGATTATTTCGCTGATGCTGGTGCTGATTGGCCTGGCGACGCTGAAGGTGCGCTGATTATGGTGGATTATCAGGGTAAAAAAGTGGTCATCATCGGGTTGGGCCTCACCGGCCTGTCCTGCGTTGATTTCTTTATGACCCGTGGCGTGACGCCGCGGGTTATGGATACCCGTATTTCGCCGCCGGGGCTGGATCAACTGCCCGAGAGCGTTGAACGTCATCTGGGTTCCCTGAACCAGGAATGGTTGCTGTCTGCGGATTTGATTGTGGCTAGCCCAGGCATGGCATTAGCGACTCCGGCTTTGAGCGCTGCCGCCGATGCCGGGGTTGAGATCGTCGGTGACGTTGAGCTGTTCTGCCGTGAAGCCCAGGCGCCAATCGTGGCGATCACCGGTTCCAACGGCAAGAGCACCGTCACCACGCTGGTGGGCGAAATGGCCAAGGCCGCCGGTTGGGCCGTGGGCGTTGGGGGCAATATCGGCCTGCCAGCGCTGAGCCTGCTGCGCCAGGAGTGCCAGCTGTACGTGCTGGAGCTGTCGAGCTTCCAATTGGAAACCACTCACAGCCTGCATGCCGCCGCGGCCACCATTTTGAACGTGACCGAAGATCATATGGATCGCTATCCATTTGGCCTGCAGCAATACCGTGCCGCCAAGTTGCGCGTCTATGAAAATGCCGAAGTCTGCGTAGTGAATGCGGACGACGCGCTGACCATGCCGGTGCGCGGTGCCGATGAGCGCTGCGTCAGCTTTGGTGCCGACGTGGGGGACTATCATCTGAATCGCCAGCAGGGTGAAATCTGGCTGCGGGTGAATGGTGAGAAAGTCCTCAACACCAGCGAGATGAAGCTCACCGGTCGCCATAACTTTACTAATGCGTTGGCGGCTCTGGCCCTGGCTGATGCCGTCAAGCTGCCGCGTGCGTCCAGCTTGAAAGCGCTGACAACCTTTACCGGCCTGGAGCACCGCTTCCAACTGGTGTGGGAACACAACGGCGTGCGCTGGATTAATGATTCCAAAGCCACCAACGTCGGCAGTACCGAGGCTGCGCTGAACGGCCTGCAGGTTAAGGGCACGCTGCATCTGCTGTTGGGCGGTGATGGCAAGTCTGCGGACTTCTCGCCGCTGGCGCGCTATCTGCAAGGTGACAACGTGCGCCTGTACTGCTTTGGCCGTGATGGCGCACAACTGGCGCAGCTGCGTCCGGAAGTCGCGACCCAGACAGAAACGATGGAGCAGGCGATGCAGGCCATTGCCCGCCAGGTGACATCAGGCGATATGGTGCTGTTGTCACCGGCCTGCGCCAGCCTGGATCAGTTCCGTAATTTTGAAGTGCGTGGCAACGAGTTTGCCCGTCTGGCACAGGAGCTGGGCGGATGAGATTACGGGTGCCGACGTTCGGCCTGACCAACAAGCTGAAAGACTGGGTGATGGGATCGCGTGAAAGCGATACGAGCAGCATGGTGCTGTATGACCGTACCCTGCTGTGGCTGACCTTTGGCCTGGCGATTGTTGGTTTTGTGATGGTGACGTCGGCCTCAATGCCTATCGGCCAGCGCCTGGCAGAGGATCCGTTCCTGTTTGCCAAGCGTGATGCACTTTACCTTGGCCTGGCGTTCGGCCTGTCGCTGGTGACGCTGCGTATCCCGATGGCCGTTTGGCAGCGCTATAGCAACGTCATGCTGCTGTTATCGATAGTCTTGTTGCTGGTGGTGCTGGTGGTTGGCAGCTCGGTCAACGGGGCTTCACGCTGGATTTCACTGGGCCCGTTGCGTATTCAGCCCGCTGAGTTATCCAAGCTGTCGCTGTTTTGCTACCTGGCGAGCTATCTGGTGCGCAAGGTAGAGGAGGTCCGCAGCAACTTCTGGGGCTTCTGTAAGCCAATGGGCGTGATGGTGGTGCTGGCGGTGCTGCTGCTGGCCCAGCCGGATTTGGGGACGGTGGTGGTGCTGTTTATCACCACGCTGGCGATGCTGTTCCTGGCCGGGGCAAAGATGTGGCAGTTCCTGGCGATCATCGGATCGGGCGTGTTTGCCGTGGGGTTGCTGATCATCGCGGAACCTTACCGTATGCGCCGTGTGACTTCGTTCTGGAATCCATGGGCCGATCCGTTTGGCAGTGGTTATCAGTTAACCCAGTCGCTGATGGCGTTTGGCCGCGGCGAGTTCTGGGGGCAAGGCCTAGGTAACTCGGTACAGAAACTCGAGTATTTACCCGAGGCGCATACCGACTTTATCTTCTCCATTTTGGGCGAAGAACTGGGCTATATCGGTGTGGTTTTCGCCCTGTTAATGGTATTCTTCGTCGCTTTTCGCGCCATGTCGATTGGCCGCAGGGCGTTGGAGATAGACCAGCGATTTTCCGGTTTTCTGGCGTGTTCGATCGGTGTCTGGTTCAGTTTCCAGGCATTGGTGAACGTCGGGGCGGCAGCGGGGATGTTGCCAACCAAAGGCTTGACCTTGCCACTGATAAGCTACGGTGGCTCGAGCCTGATCATTATGTCGACGGCGATCGTGCTGTTGCTGCGAATTGATTATGAAACGCGCCTGACCAAAGCGCAGGCGTTTGTGAAGAGGTAGCGGATGAGCGGTAAAGCTAAGCGTTTAATGGTGATGGCAGGCGGTACCGGCGGGCACGTGTTTCCGGGGCTGGCGGTCGCGCATCATCTGATGGCGCAGGGCTGGCAGGTTCGCTGGCTCGGCACCGCAGACCGAATGGAAGCCGATCTGGTGCCAAAGCACGGGATCGAGATTGATTTTATCCGCATCTCCGGGCTGCGTGGCAAAGGCCTAAAAGCGCAGTTGACCGCACCGGTGCGTATCTGGCAGGCGGTGCGTCAGGCGAAAGCGATTATGCGCAGCTATCAGCCGGACGTAGTGCTGGGGATGGGCGGTTACGTTTCTGGCCCTGGCGGTTTGGCCGCCTGGCAGTGCGGTATCCCGGTAGTGCTGCATGAGCAGAACGGCATTGCGGGCCTGACTAATCGCTGGCTCTCCAGGATCGCCAAGAAAGTGTTACAGGCGTTCCCAGGTGCGTTCCCGAATGCGGACGTCGTGGGTAACCCGGTGCGTACAGATGTGTTGGCGCTGCCGCTGCCCGCTGAGCGTTTGAACGGGCGTGAAGGGCCAATCCGCGTGCTGATTATCGGCGGTAGCCAAGGTGCACGCGTGCTGAATCAGACAGTTCCTGAAGTCGCCGCGCTGCTGGGCGATAGAATAGCTCTCTGGCATCAGGTAGGTAAGGGCGCATTGCCAACGGTACTGCAAGACTACGAGAGGGTAGGGCAGACCGGGCACAAGGTGACCGAGTTTATTGATGACATGGCAGAGGCTTATGCCTGGGCGGATGTGGTGGTGTGCCGTTCTGGCGCGCTGACCGTCAGCGAAGTGGCGGCGGCGGGACTACCGGCCATTTTTGTGCCGTTCCAGCACAAAGATCGTCAGCAATACTGGAACGCGCGTCCTCTGGAAGAGGCCGGTGCAGCCAAAATTATTGAACAGCCGCAGTTTACTGCCGATGTCGTGGCGGAACTGCTGGCAAGCTGGGATCGCCCAACGCTGTTGAAGATGGCCGAAAAGGCCCGAGCGGTAGCGATCCCGGATGCAACAGAACGTGTGGCGGCAGAAATTATTCGTGCAGCCCTGTAAGGCCGTCGGGGTTACCCCTGTTGAGC
This genomic window contains:
- the mraY gene encoding phospho-N-acetylmuramoyl-pentapeptide-transferase; this encodes MLVWLAEHLVKYYSGFNVFSYLTFRAIVSLLTALFLSLWMGPKVIKRLQEMSFGQVVRNDGPESHFSKRGTPTMGGIMILTSITISVLMWAYPSNPYVWCVLFVLVGYGIVGFVDDYRKVVRKDTRGLIARWKYFWQSVIALVVAFAMYAVGKDTPATELVVPFFKDIMPQLGLLYVALAYFVIVGTSNAVNLTDGLDGLAIMPTVFVAAGFALVAWATGNMNFANYLHIPYLRHAGELVIVCTAIVGAGLGFLWFNTYPAQVFMGDVGSLALGGALGTIAVLLRQEFLLLIMGGVFVVETLSVILQVGSFKLRGQRIFRMAPIHHHYELKGWPEPRVIVRFWIISLMLVLIGLATLKVR
- the murD gene encoding UDP-N-acetylmuramoyl-L-alanine--D-glutamate ligase → MVDYQGKKVVIIGLGLTGLSCVDFFMTRGVTPRVMDTRISPPGLDQLPESVERHLGSLNQEWLLSADLIVASPGMALATPALSAAADAGVEIVGDVELFCREAQAPIVAITGSNGKSTVTTLVGEMAKAAGWAVGVGGNIGLPALSLLRQECQLYVLELSSFQLETTHSLHAAAATILNVTEDHMDRYPFGLQQYRAAKLRVYENAEVCVVNADDALTMPVRGADERCVSFGADVGDYHLNRQQGEIWLRVNGEKVLNTSEMKLTGRHNFTNALAALALADAVKLPRASSLKALTTFTGLEHRFQLVWEHNGVRWINDSKATNVGSTEAALNGLQVKGTLHLLLGGDGKSADFSPLARYLQGDNVRLYCFGRDGAQLAQLRPEVATQTETMEQAMQAIARQVTSGDMVLLSPACASLDQFRNFEVRGNEFARLAQELGG
- the ftsW gene encoding cell division protein FtsW; this translates as MRLRVPTFGLTNKLKDWVMGSRESDTSSMVLYDRTLLWLTFGLAIVGFVMVTSASMPIGQRLAEDPFLFAKRDALYLGLAFGLSLVTLRIPMAVWQRYSNVMLLLSIVLLLVVLVVGSSVNGASRWISLGPLRIQPAELSKLSLFCYLASYLVRKVEEVRSNFWGFCKPMGVMVVLAVLLLAQPDLGTVVVLFITTLAMLFLAGAKMWQFLAIIGSGVFAVGLLIIAEPYRMRRVTSFWNPWADPFGSGYQLTQSLMAFGRGEFWGQGLGNSVQKLEYLPEAHTDFIFSILGEELGYIGVVFALLMVFFVAFRAMSIGRRALEIDQRFSGFLACSIGVWFSFQALVNVGAAAGMLPTKGLTLPLISYGGSSLIIMSTAIVLLLRIDYETRLTKAQAFVKR
- the murG gene encoding undecaprenyldiphospho-muramoylpentapeptide beta-N-acetylglucosaminyltransferase → MSGKAKRLMVMAGGTGGHVFPGLAVAHHLMAQGWQVRWLGTADRMEADLVPKHGIEIDFIRISGLRGKGLKAQLTAPVRIWQAVRQAKAIMRSYQPDVVLGMGGYVSGPGGLAAWQCGIPVVLHEQNGIAGLTNRWLSRIAKKVLQAFPGAFPNADVVGNPVRTDVLALPLPAERLNGREGPIRVLIIGGSQGARVLNQTVPEVAALLGDRIALWHQVGKGALPTVLQDYERVGQTGHKVTEFIDDMAEAYAWADVVVCRSGALTVSEVAAAGLPAIFVPFQHKDRQQYWNARPLEEAGAAKIIEQPQFTADVVAELLASWDRPTLLKMAEKARAVAIPDATERVAAEIIRAAL